A genomic segment from Sparus aurata chromosome 20, fSpaAur1.1, whole genome shotgun sequence encodes:
- the LOC115571620 gene encoding cilia- and flagella-associated protein 251 — protein MAPVKGWVVGLLLVLLCPSQLPLSGVVSAQDVAEEDLHGRIVEDVVAEEGETADDADAAGGEDEQVAAEEDADEEEESDAAEADEEEAEEEEEETAEEEEEEEEEETAEEEEEEEEAAEEEEEAEEKDDAEEEEEAAEEEEAEEEETAEEEEDETAEEEEEEEAAEEEEEEDEEEEAAEEEEAAEEEEEGDAAEEEEEEEEEEEEKAAEEDDDDDEEEEEEAAEEENEEEDEEGATEDEEEASEEEEEAVDAEEEEEEEEEEEDTEEADSEERNATELEDDDDEPEGADAAEHDEVESATDMLQFRPGSLCSVCSICEHCSKCDKCPCEGDECEHCEGCSSCFLCPILCDTICTPGGLVDELTGSLFGSFASLL, from the exons ATGGCTCCTGTGAAAGGCTGGGTGGTGGGGCTCCTGCTGGTTCTCCTGTGCCCTTCCCAGCTCCCCCTCTCTGGTGTAGTCAGTGCCCAGGACGTGGCTGAGGAAGACCTCCATGGCAGAATTGTTGAAGATGTTGTGGCCGAAGAGGGTGAAACCGCTGACGATGCTGATGCCGCTGGTGGGGAAGACGAACAGGTAGCAGCGGAGGAAGATGccgatgaagaagaagaatcggatgcagcagaggctgatgaagaggaggctgaggaggaggaagaggagactgcagaggaggaagaagaggaggaggaagaggagactgctgaggaagaagaagaggaagaggaggccgctgaggaggaagaggaggcagaggagaaggacgatgctgaggaggaggaggaagctgctgaggaagaagaagcagaggaggaggaaacagcagaggaagaggaggatgaaacagcagaggaagaggaggaggaggaagcagcagaggaagaggaagaggaagacgaggaggaggaagctgctgaggaagaggaagctgctgaggaagaggaagagggagatgctgctgaggaggaggaagaggaggaggaggaggaggaagaaaaagctgcagaagaggatgatgacgatgatgaagaggaggaggaggaggcagcagaagaagaaaatgaggaggaggatgaagagggggCAACAGAGGACGAAGAAGAGGCttctgaagaggaagaggaggctgttgatgctgaggaggaggaggaggaggaggaagaagaagaggatacTGAAGAGGCCGACTCTGAGGAAAGAAATGCAACCGAATTAGAGGATGATGATG ATGAGCCTGAGGGTGCCGACGCAGCAGAACATGACGAAGTGGAGTCTGCCACCGATATGCTGCAATTCCGCCCCGGCTCTTTGTGTAGTGTTTGCTCCATCTGCGAG CACTGCAGTAAGTGCGACAAATGCCCGTGTGAAGGAGACGAGTGTGAGCACTGTGAA GGATGCTCATCCTGCTTCCTTTGCCCCATTCTGTGCGACACAATTTGCACACCAG GTGGCCTTGTCGACGAGCTCACTGGGTCCCTCTTCGG GAGTTTTGCATCTCTACTCTGA
- the LOC115571619 gene encoding carbonic anhydrase-like, whose protein sequence is MHLSSTLLLLCVGALLKCAAGSEWCYTGCDHTPSHWGDVSSFCLDKRQSPIDIATGYVKTDPNLHDFAFVNFTSKSVIKSITNNGHTVKCKLEENAVEVSGGGLNATYSALQFHFHWGDTEHHPGSEHTINRHRYPMEMHIVSLKKDLAVQEATGDSEGIAVLGFFINATEDGDASGPWGELTSYLTNITGVGTEVNITHPISINDLIGDVNLTKFYRYLGSLTTPDCNEAVVWTVFQEPININKNLIQLFPEKTKLSNVYRPTQNLNTRQVYASPATPLTPGHSWCYDDHCNYSPPYWHVLPQSHCGGEHQSPINIDTKTAMEDENLDDFTFTKFDDKHAIKYIINTGHAVKCVLKEDVVEVSGGGLAHVYSTLQFHFHWGSHDSDGSEHTVDSKRYPMEMHIVNKRKDLTLEQALQTPDGLAVLGFFIQATDSTKSSGGSEAHETNPPSQPASDMDAWNKLTSYLPAIHNISSQVNVTEEISIDDLLGTVSRDAFYRYSGSLTTPSCNQAVVWTVFKESIKVDKNLMKMFPAEAGYHDVFRPAQPLHSRKIYTRSASSAPGPTTQFLLLACLCAFFV, encoded by the exons ATGCATCTCTCCTCCACGCTGCTGCTCCTGTGTGTGGGAGCTTTGCTAAAATGTG ctgctgggaGTGAATGGTGCTACACTGGCTGTG ATCACACTCCGTCCCACTGGGGAGACgtctcttctttctgtcttgaCAAAAGGCAGTCTCCTATCGATATCGCCACCGGTTATGTTAAGACCGACCCTAACCTGCATGACTTTGCTTTTGTCAACTTCACCTCTAAGAGTGTCATCAAGTCCATCACCAACAATGGACATACAG TGAAATGCAAACTGGAGGAAAATGCAGTCGAAGTGAGCGGAGGTGGACTTAACGCAACATATTCTGCGCTCCAGTTTCACTTCCACTGGGGTGATACAGAACATCATCCAGGTTCGGAGCACACGATTAACAGGCACAGATATCCAATGGAG ATGCACATCGTCAGTCTGAAGAAAGATCTCGCTGTGCAGGAGGCCACAGGGGATTCAGAGGGGATTGCTGTTCTTGGGTTTTTCATAAAT GCGACAGAAGATGGGGACGCGTCAGGACCATGGGGCGAGCTCACCTCTTACCTGACAAACATCACAGGTGTAG GCACAGAAGTAAATATAACCCACCCAATCTCTATCAACGACCTGATTGGAGATGTAAACCTGACAAAGTTCTACAGATACCTGGGCTCCCTGACCACCCCCGACTGCAATGAAGCCGTCGTGTGGACAGTTTTCCAAGAGCCTATCAACATCAACAAGAATCTG aTTCAACTGTTTCCCGAGAAGACAAAACTCAGCAACGTTTATCGACCAACACAAAATCTGAATACACGTCAAGTGTATGCCTCCCCTGCAACTCCTTTAACTCCCG GTCACTCGTGGTGCTATGATGATCACTGTA ATTACAGTCCACCTTATTGGCACGTTCTGCCTCAATCACACTGCGGCGGTGAACACCAGTCACCCATCAACATTGACACCAAGACAGCCATGGAGGATGAGAATCTCGATGACTTCACCTTTACAAAGTTTGACGACAAACATGCCATCAAGTACATCATTAACACCGGCCACGCAG TGAAGTGTGTCCTGAAGGAGGATGTGGTGGAGGTGTCAGGGGGAGGTTTGGCACATGTCTACTCCACCCTTCAGTTCCACTTCCATTGGGGTTCACATGACTCGGACGGTTCAGAGCACACAGTGGATTCAAAAAGATACCCCATGGAG ATGCACATAGTTAACAAGAGGAAGGACTTAACGCTGGAACAGGCGCTACAGACTCCTGACGGCCTGGCAGTGCTGGGATTCTTTATTCAG GCTACAGATTCAACCAAAAGCAGTGGCGGTTCAGAAGCCCACGAG ACAAATCCCCCGTCACAACCAGCGTCTGATATGGACGCCTGGAATAAACTGACCAGCTACCTTCCAGCTATTCATAACATCA GCTCTCAAGTTAACGTTACAGAGGAGATCTCCATAGACGACTTGCTTGGTACAGTGAGTCGAGATGCATTCTACCGCTACAGTGGCTCCCTAACCACCCCGTCATGTAACCAAGCGGTGGTTTGGACGGTCTTCAAAGAGTCTATCAAGGTGGACAAAAACCTG ATGAAGATGTTCCCAGCTGAGGCAGGATATCATGACGTGTTTCGACCTGCACAGCCGCTTCACAGCAGGAAGATCTACACCAGATCAGCATCCAGCGCCCCGGGACCCACCACACAGTTTCTGCTGCTGGCATGTCTGTGTGCCTTTTTCGTATAA
- the LOC115571564 gene encoding carbonic anhydrase 12-like, translated as MKWLVAALAAVCVLAPSAHCADDTIAWCYHDPTCNDTTWPTIAAPFCNGTRQSPINIDTSAATGNSALGPFTFHNFNSTTAMTKIENTGKTIKVALSNVNVSGGDLSETYQSLQFHLHWGNGSSVPGSEHTVDGKRYPMELHIVNLRASFNGDTSLGIANSTGLAALGFFIEADDATSSASWQSLTSYLDNITLSGQSVAIAPGFSLDDLLTGVDREKYWRYLGSLTTPACNEAVVWTVFKDTVKVPSSLINMFSTKLHIFNTTSSPMMVNVFRNIQPNQAVTTQAASSTSKTCYSLGLLALSLALGRS; from the exons ATGAAGTGGCTTGTTGCTGCACTTGCTGCTGTCTGCGTCCTCGCACCCAGCGCCCACTGCGCCGATGACACTATCG ccTGGTGTTACCATGATCCAACCTGCA ATGACACCACATGGCCCACCATTGCTGCCCCATTTTGCAATGGCACCCGACAGTCGCCCATTAACATTGACACATCAGCTGCCACCGGCAACTCTGCCTTGGGGCCCTTCACCTTTCATAACTTCAACAGCACCACCGCAATGACGAAGATTGAAAACACTGGAAAGACTA tCAAAGTCGCCCTGAGCAATGTGAACGTTTCAGGAGGAGATCTGTCTGAGACATACCAAAGCCTGCAGTTCCACTTGCACTGGGGTAATGGCTCCTCCGTCCCCGGATCTGAGCACACTGTGGACGGCAAGCGCTATCCCATGGAG TTGCACATTGTGAACCTCAGGGCGTCCTTTAATGGGGACACAAGTCTGGGTATTGCGAACTCTACGGGACTCGCTGCTCTTGGTTTCTTCATTGAG GCAGACGATGCGACTTCTTCAGCAAGCTGGCAGAGTTTGACCTCCTACCTGGACAACATCACACTCTCAG GCCAGTCTGTTGCCATCGCACCTGGATTTTCGCTGGATGATCTCCTGACGGGGGTGGATCGCGAGAAATACTGGCGCTACCTGGGCTCCTTGACCACCCCTGCTTGCAATGAGGCTGTGGTTTGGACTGTGTTCAAGGATACCGTCAAAGTTCCCTCAAGCTTG ATCAACATGTTCAGCACAAAACTGCACATCTTCAACACCACGTCATCGCCTATGATGGTCAATGTCTTCAGAAACATCCAGCCAAACCAAGCAGTCACAACCCAGGCTGCCAGCTCCACCTCTAAAACCTGCTACTCTCTGGGGCTGTTGGCCTTGAGCCTTGCTCTTGGGAGAAGTTAG